Proteins found in one Pontibacter sp. SGAir0037 genomic segment:
- the rfbD gene encoding dTDP-4-dehydrorhamnose reductase, whose protein sequence is MLNIIVFGASGQLGHCLKAVAQERALQHIFFLPEENANILDIDSLDKIFEEYKPAYCINCAAYTAVDKAEDEIELARRINRDGVENLSRFCEVYDTTLIHVSTDFVFSGNSYQPLSETDEAVPISIYGLTKLEGEQVIPTYTDKFFVLRTSWLYSEYGNNFVKTMLRLGKEREQLSVIWDQVGTPTYAIDLAGCIFTIIESGSTAFGIYHYSNEGLTSWYDFAQSIFEISNTAVKVLPIRTAEYVTKAKRPAYSVMDKSKIKRALQIEIPHWRESLETCINRL, encoded by the coding sequence ATGCTTAACATTATTGTTTTCGGTGCCTCTGGTCAATTAGGCCATTGTCTTAAAGCTGTTGCTCAGGAACGTGCCCTGCAGCATATTTTCTTCCTTCCGGAAGAAAATGCAAACATATTGGATATAGATTCTTTGGATAAGATATTTGAAGAATATAAGCCAGCTTATTGCATTAACTGTGCAGCTTATACGGCTGTAGATAAAGCTGAAGACGAGATCGAACTTGCCAGAAGAATTAACCGAGATGGTGTAGAAAATCTGAGCAGGTTCTGTGAAGTTTACGATACTACTTTAATTCACGTATCCACAGACTTTGTTTTTTCCGGCAACAGCTACCAACCTTTATCAGAGACAGATGAGGCCGTACCTATTAGCATATACGGCCTTACGAAACTGGAGGGTGAACAAGTTATACCTACCTATACTGATAAATTTTTTGTGCTCAGAACAAGTTGGCTGTATTCTGAATATGGTAACAATTTTGTCAAAACTATGCTAAGGCTTGGAAAGGAGCGTGAGCAGTTAAGTGTTATTTGGGACCAGGTCGGAACTCCGACATACGCAATTGATTTAGCGGGCTGTATATTTACTATAATAGAATCTGGAAGTACAGCATTTGGGATATACCATTACAGCAACGAAGGACTTACATCCTGGTACGATTTTGCTCAATCCATTTTTGAAATAAGTAATACAGCTGTAAAGGTATTGCCTATTCGTACAGCAGAATATGTTACAAAGGCTAAACGTCCTGCTTATTCAGTAATGGACAAATCTAAAATCAAAAGGGCACTCCAGATTGAGATCCCTCATTGGAGAGAAAGTTTAGAAACCTGTATCAACCGATTATAA
- the rfbA gene encoding glucose-1-phosphate thymidylyltransferase RfbA, with protein MKGIVLAGGSGTRLHPLTLAVSKQLMPVYDKPMIYYPLSTLMLAGINEILIISTPHDTPQFQKLLGDGTSIGCKFSYAVQEEPNGLAQAFVIGEEFIGKDKVALVLGDNIFYGSGMSKLLQQNNDPDGGVVYAYHVQDPERYGVVEFDDELKAVSIEEKPKEPKSHYAVPGLYFYDNEVVEIAKNISPSKRGEYEITDVNKEYLRRGKLKVGILDRGTAWLDTGTIQSLMQAATFVQVIEERQGLKIGAIEEVAYRMGFINAIQLKAVAEPLRKSGYGDYLLSLI; from the coding sequence ATGAAAGGAATAGTTCTTGCCGGTGGCTCCGGAACCCGATTACACCCGCTTACTTTAGCAGTAAGTAAACAGTTGATGCCTGTGTACGATAAGCCGATGATATATTACCCCTTATCTACACTTATGCTGGCCGGAATCAATGAAATCCTTATCATTTCTACTCCTCACGATACACCACAGTTTCAAAAGTTATTAGGGGATGGTACTAGTATTGGGTGTAAGTTTAGCTATGCCGTGCAGGAAGAACCGAATGGCTTGGCACAGGCATTTGTAATAGGGGAAGAGTTTATTGGAAAAGACAAGGTTGCACTAGTACTTGGAGATAATATATTTTATGGTTCGGGAATGAGCAAATTACTACAGCAAAATAACGATCCTGATGGAGGGGTTGTATATGCTTACCATGTGCAGGATCCTGAACGTTATGGTGTTGTTGAATTCGATGATGAACTTAAGGCAGTATCTATTGAGGAAAAACCAAAGGAACCAAAGTCACATTATGCTGTTCCTGGCTTATACTTTTATGATAACGAAGTAGTAGAAATTGCAAAAAATATTTCGCCTAGCAAGCGTGGGGAATATGAGATTACAGATGTTAATAAAGAATACCTCCGCCGTGGTAAACTAAAAGTCGGAATATTGGATAGGGGTACAGCTTGGTTAGATACAGGTACTATTCAATCTCTGATGCAGGCAGCTACCTTTGTACAAGTAATTGAAGAAAGACAAGGACTTAAGATTGGAGCTATTGAAGAAGTAGCTTATCGTATGGGGTTTATAAATGCGATCCAGCTAAAGGCAGTTGCTGAACCATTAAGGAAAAGTGGATATGGAGACTATTTGTTATCTTTAATTTGA
- a CDS encoding helix-turn-helix domain-containing protein gives METTTRNRHIHVGDNIRRIRTALGIKQATLAQNLNYSQQNISRIEQEEELDEPTLQKVAQALGVPADAIRNFDSEGVSFHIQTMNDNAVGQFTQYNFNPIEKIVELYDALLQSEREKNALLERMLNNHKSGSGEEQV, from the coding sequence ATGGAAACGACAACTAGAAACCGGCACATACATGTAGGCGACAACATCCGGCGGATCAGAACAGCTCTGGGAATAAAGCAGGCTACGCTGGCTCAGAACCTAAACTATTCCCAGCAGAACATTTCCCGGATTGAGCAGGAAGAAGAACTGGACGAGCCAACCTTACAGAAAGTAGCGCAGGCACTGGGCGTACCGGCCGATGCCATCCGTAACTTCGATAGCGAAGGCGTCAGCTTTCATATTCAAACGATGAATGATAATGCAGTAGGTCAGTTCACCCAATATAATTTTAATCCAATTGAGAAGATTGTAGAGTTATACGATGCATTACTTCAAAGTGAACGGGAGAAGAACGCGCTTCTAGAGAGGATGTTGAACAACCATAAATCAGGTTCAGGAGAAGAACAGGTTTAA
- a CDS encoding undecaprenyl-phosphate glucose phosphotransferase yields the protein MTYKYSTFFRWVNVAIDFILLNVSLYTCFLIENPDLLWKNVNEKYALNFVLLNLIWFYFSSINKLYENIFKRDSIPTIRTTIVSLALFAIGSVTLKIVLPQFNLSTVFLTYAITLFAGLVLSWKIVFLLFRRPRRRSLIKYKKLVIAGAGPVGRDLYNHVKDNTQLGYEVVGFFDDDLSLKEEGLPILGKVEDCVAYAKANNIDSIYCALPDSALAKIRKLMKDADKSLIRFRLVPDVRDHFKKNFMVEMYGHLPVLTPRNEPLEDKANQVIKRAFDIFFSVFVIVFLLSWLIPIIAIIIKLDSKGPVFFKQLRSGKDNKPFHCLKFRSMTVNKDSDSKQASKGDARITKVGAFIRKTSIDELPQFFNVLMGDMSVVGPRPHMLKHTQDYSQLIDNFMVRHFLTPGITGWAQVNGYRGETKETDSMDKRVEYDIWYLENWSLLLDLKIIFLTVWQAITGDENAF from the coding sequence ATGACATACAAATACTCTACATTCTTTAGGTGGGTGAATGTAGCTATAGATTTCATTCTTTTAAATGTATCCCTGTATACCTGTTTTCTGATAGAAAACCCGGATTTGCTTTGGAAGAATGTAAATGAAAAATATGCCTTAAATTTTGTTCTCTTAAACCTGATATGGTTTTATTTCTCCAGCATCAATAAGCTGTATGAGAATATCTTTAAGCGTGATTCCATCCCTACCATCAGAACAACCATTGTATCGCTGGCGCTTTTTGCCATAGGAAGTGTTACTTTAAAGATTGTACTTCCCCAGTTCAATTTGTCAACCGTCTTTCTCACCTATGCAATTACCTTATTTGCGGGATTGGTATTAAGTTGGAAGATTGTATTCCTGCTTTTCAGAAGGCCGAGACGCAGGTCCCTTATCAAATATAAAAAATTAGTAATAGCCGGCGCAGGCCCGGTAGGAAGAGATCTCTATAATCATGTTAAGGACAATACCCAATTAGGCTACGAGGTGGTAGGTTTCTTTGATGATGATTTATCTTTAAAAGAAGAAGGGTTACCTATTTTAGGGAAAGTAGAGGACTGTGTAGCTTATGCAAAAGCGAATAACATCGATTCCATCTATTGTGCATTACCAGACAGTGCGCTTGCTAAAATCAGGAAGCTGATGAAAGATGCCGACAAAAGCCTGATTCGCTTTAGACTGGTACCCGATGTGAGAGATCATTTTAAAAAGAATTTTATGGTGGAGATGTACGGGCACCTGCCGGTATTAACACCCAGAAATGAACCGCTGGAGGATAAAGCCAACCAGGTGATCAAACGTGCCTTTGATATCTTTTTCTCTGTTTTCGTGATCGTCTTTCTGCTGAGCTGGTTAATTCCGATCATTGCCATTATTATTAAACTGGATTCCAAAGGACCTGTTTTCTTTAAACAACTTCGCTCCGGCAAAGACAACAAACCTTTTCATTGCCTGAAGTTTAGAAGCATGACGGTAAACAAAGATTCTGATAGTAAGCAGGCAAGTAAAGGTGATGCCAGAATAACGAAAGTAGGAGCCTTTATACGAAAAACCAGCATAGATGAATTACCCCAGTTTTTTAATGTGCTGATGGGGGATATGTCAGTGGTTGGCCCAAGGCCACACATGCTGAAGCACACACAGGACTACTCGCAGCTGATAGACAACTTTATGGTTCGGCATTTCCTGACACCCGGTATCACAGGCTGGGCGCAGGTGAACGGCTACAGGGGTGAAACAAAAGAAACAGACAGTATGGATAAGCGGGTGGAATACGATATCTGGTACCTGGAGAACTGGTCGCTACTCCTTGATCTCAAAATTATATTCTTGACGGTATGGCAAGCCATTACAGGCGATGAGAATGCCTTTTAG
- a CDS encoding Rpn family recombination-promoting nuclease/putative transposase, translating to MAEFAERYINPFTDYGFKKLFGEEPNKDLLLDFLNVLLKEEQGEITDLTYLKSEHLGTGELDRKAIFDLYCENERGEKFIVELQKTKQNFFKDRTVYYSTFPIREQAKRADWNYELKAVYTIAILDFIFDEDKKEPGKFRYDIKLTDTETKKVFYDKLTFIYLEMPKFNKTVDELESRFDKWLYVLRNLNRLDRVPEKLRERVFEKLFEAAEIARFTPEQIRSYEDSLKYYRDLKNSLDTAREEGREEGKHQKAIEIAKELLRNRIAVTIISKTTGLPIEQIEKLK from the coding sequence ATGGCTGAATTTGCAGAACGATATATTAATCCCTTCACCGACTATGGCTTTAAAAAATTGTTCGGCGAAGAACCTAATAAAGATTTACTACTGGACTTTCTCAATGTACTTCTAAAAGAAGAGCAGGGAGAAATCACAGACCTGACCTACCTGAAAAGCGAGCACCTGGGAACAGGCGAACTGGACAGGAAGGCTATTTTCGACCTGTACTGCGAGAATGAAAGAGGCGAAAAATTTATTGTAGAACTACAAAAGACAAAGCAGAACTTCTTCAAGGACAGAACCGTCTACTACTCCACTTTTCCTATTCGCGAGCAGGCTAAAAGGGCCGACTGGAACTATGAGCTGAAAGCTGTTTATACCATCGCCATCCTGGACTTTATATTTGATGAGGACAAGAAAGAACCGGGTAAGTTCCGGTATGATATTAAACTAACGGATACAGAAACAAAGAAAGTGTTCTACGACAAGCTCACCTTCATTTACCTGGAGATGCCTAAATTTAATAAAACAGTGGATGAGTTGGAGAGCAGGTTCGACAAATGGCTTTATGTACTGCGCAACCTTAACAGGCTGGACCGGGTGCCGGAAAAGCTGAGGGAACGCGTGTTTGAGAAGCTTTTTGAGGCAGCAGAGATAGCTCGTTTCACACCTGAACAAATCCGCTCCTACGAAGACAGCTTAAAATATTACCGTGACCTGAAAAACTCATTGGATACAGCCAGGGAAGAGGGGAGAGAAGAGGGAAAGCATCAAAAAGCTATAGAAATAGCAAAGGAGCTACTCCGAAACAGAATAGCCGTAACCATCATATCAAAAACAACCGGGCTACCGATAGAGCAGATAGAAAAGTTGAAGTAG
- the fahA gene encoding fumarylacetoacetase has product MLRANDPTLHSWIEISPTSDFPIQNLPFGIFQTHTKTPRVGVAIGDYVLDLCVLGQYNMFELIDIDPTVFNRPFLNDFIAQGKPIWRAVRNRVSDLLRNNNDEICGNPELMEKCLLKMSEVQMLMPVKVGNYTDFYSSIEHATNVGTMFRDPKNALLPNWKHIPIGYHGRASSIVVSGTPVRRPNGQTKAPDEPAPAFGPTRLLDFELEVAFITGRETNHGESILPEEAEDYIFGLVLFNDWSARDIQTWEYVPLGPFLAKSFASSVSPWVVTLDALKPFRVKGPEQDPKPLPYLQLAGEHNYDIHLEVFIQPEDGAENLVSRSNYKYMYWNMHQQLAHQSSNGCNIQIGDMYASGTISGSEKGSYGSMLELTWRGTQALVLSDGTERKFLHDADTVIMRGYGERNGIRIGFGEVSGKVLPAL; this is encoded by the coding sequence ATGCTCAGAGCGAACGACCCTACCCTGCATTCCTGGATCGAAATTTCCCCTACCAGCGATTTCCCGATACAAAATCTCCCGTTTGGTATTTTTCAAACACATACCAAAACGCCAAGGGTTGGAGTAGCTATAGGCGATTATGTACTGGACCTGTGTGTACTGGGGCAGTATAATATGTTCGAGCTGATTGATATTGATCCCACTGTTTTTAACCGTCCATTCCTGAACGACTTTATTGCCCAGGGAAAACCGATCTGGCGCGCCGTCAGGAACAGGGTTTCTGATTTACTGCGCAACAACAACGACGAAATATGCGGTAATCCGGAGCTGATGGAGAAGTGCCTGTTAAAAATGAGCGAGGTGCAGATGCTAATGCCAGTAAAAGTTGGCAACTATACCGACTTTTACTCCAGTATAGAGCATGCCACCAATGTAGGCACGATGTTTCGCGACCCTAAGAATGCACTGCTACCAAACTGGAAGCATATTCCGATAGGTTACCATGGCCGCGCTTCCTCTATTGTAGTTTCCGGCACACCCGTTCGCCGACCTAATGGGCAAACAAAAGCGCCAGATGAACCTGCTCCAGCCTTCGGCCCAACCCGCTTATTAGATTTTGAACTGGAAGTGGCCTTTATTACCGGACGTGAAACAAATCATGGCGAAAGTATACTTCCTGAAGAAGCCGAAGATTACATATTTGGCCTGGTGCTTTTCAACGATTGGTCTGCCCGTGATATACAAACCTGGGAGTATGTGCCTTTGGGGCCCTTTCTAGCGAAAAGCTTTGCTTCCTCTGTTTCGCCCTGGGTGGTTACGCTGGATGCCTTAAAGCCATTTAGAGTAAAAGGACCGGAACAAGATCCGAAGCCTCTGCCATACCTGCAGCTTGCCGGGGAGCATAATTATGATATTCACCTGGAGGTGTTCATTCAACCTGAAGATGGAGCAGAAAACCTCGTCTCGCGGTCGAACTATAAGTATATGTACTGGAATATGCACCAGCAACTGGCCCACCAGAGCAGCAATGGCTGCAACATACAAATTGGCGATATGTACGCTTCAGGCACTATAAGCGGGTCAGAGAAGGGCTCTTATGGCTCTATGCTTGAGCTAACCTGGCGCGGCACACAGGCTCTTGTCTTATCAGATGGCACAGAGCGGAAGTTTCTGCACGATGCCGATACGGTTATCATGCGCGGCTACGGTGAGCGCAACGGCATCCGAATCGGTTTCGGTGAAGTAAGCGGCAAAGTGCTGCCGGCTTTGTAG
- a CDS encoding NifU family protein, translated as MAAINVDNDFLLRIEGALDQIRPYLEADGGNVKVLGITEDMVLQLELLGACGSCPMSTMTLKAGVEQSVLKAIPEIKSVEAVNVTPLA; from the coding sequence ATGGCAGCCATAAACGTAGACAACGATTTCTTACTCCGCATAGAGGGCGCTCTGGATCAGATCAGGCCTTACCTGGAAGCTGATGGCGGCAACGTAAAGGTGCTGGGAATAACAGAAGACATGGTTCTTCAACTCGAGCTCTTAGGTGCATGCGGCTCCTGCCCTATGTCTACCATGACCTTGAAAGCAGGCGTGGAGCAATCGGTATTAAAAGCCATTCCGGAAATAAAATCTGTGGAAGCGGTAAATGTTACGCCGTTAGCATAG
- a CDS encoding Mrp/NBP35 family ATP-binding protein → MAITKEDILKALSYVEEPDLGKDLVTLNMVEDVQVEGKQVSFTVILTTPACPLKDMIRNACVNAIHMMVDKEAEVTVNMTSRVTSARTDNAAVVGGVKNIIAVASGKGGVGKSTVTTNLAIALAESGARVGLIDADIYGPSIPTMFGAEQDRPGMVQGDHGKNYIVPIEKFGIKMMSIGFLTPADGAVIWRGPMASSALKQFISDVDWGDLDYLLLDLPPGTSDIHLTMVQALPVTGAVIVTTPQKVALADAMKGLQMFRQPQINVPILGIVENMAYFTPAELPENKYFIFGEGGGQQLADKYEVPLLGQIPLVQSIRESGDAGTPVILQNDSPASGVFKELAQAVAQQISVRNATLAKTQIVEIKS, encoded by the coding sequence ATGGCGATTACGAAAGAAGATATATTAAAAGCCCTCAGCTATGTAGAGGAGCCGGATCTTGGCAAAGACCTGGTCACCCTGAACATGGTAGAGGATGTGCAGGTAGAAGGGAAGCAGGTTAGCTTTACTGTTATCCTGACGACACCGGCCTGTCCGCTTAAGGACATGATACGCAATGCCTGCGTGAACGCCATCCATATGATGGTAGATAAAGAGGCCGAAGTAACTGTGAACATGACATCGCGCGTTACCTCAGCCCGCACCGATAATGCAGCGGTTGTAGGTGGCGTAAAAAATATTATTGCGGTTGCTTCAGGCAAAGGTGGTGTAGGTAAATCTACTGTCACTACCAACCTGGCTATTGCCCTGGCAGAATCCGGCGCACGTGTAGGCCTGATCGATGCCGATATTTACGGTCCTTCTATTCCGACTATGTTTGGTGCCGAACAAGACCGGCCAGGTATGGTACAGGGCGACCACGGCAAGAATTATATTGTGCCGATAGAGAAATTCGGCATCAAAATGATGTCGATCGGTTTCCTGACACCGGCCGACGGTGCTGTTATCTGGAGAGGCCCGATGGCAAGCTCTGCCCTGAAGCAATTTATTTCTGATGTAGACTGGGGAGACCTGGATTACCTGCTGCTGGACCTGCCGCCTGGCACTTCTGACATTCACCTGACCATGGTGCAGGCGCTGCCTGTAACGGGAGCTGTTATTGTCACTACTCCTCAGAAAGTAGCTTTGGCAGACGCCATGAAAGGACTGCAGATGTTCCGACAGCCTCAAATTAACGTACCCATTTTAGGTATTGTGGAGAACATGGCTTATTTTACACCTGCCGAGCTTCCTGAAAATAAATACTTCATTTTCGGTGAAGGCGGTGGCCAGCAGCTGGCAGATAAGTATGAGGTACCTCTTTTAGGACAAATTCCGCTGGTACAGAGCATCCGTGAAAGCGGTGATGCAGGAACTCCTGTTATTTTACAGAACGATTCTCCTGCTTCCGGTGTTTTCAAAGAGTTAGCCCAGGCCGTTGCCCAGCAGATTTCTGTTCGTAACGCGACATTGGCCAAAACACAAATTGTAGAAATTAAAAGTTAA
- a CDS encoding O-acetyl-ADP-ribose deacetylase encodes MTQIKVVQGDITKQQVDAIVNAANSSLLGGGGVDGAIHRAGGPAILEECRQIRARQGGCPTGEAVITTAGKLPAAYVIHTVGPVWQDGTQDEPAQLANCYRNSLRIASEKHLQSIAFPNISTGVYGYPKDKAAAVAVESVREYLEEHATSLQSIIFVCFDEQNFKLYGELLT; translated from the coding sequence ATGACGCAGATAAAAGTAGTACAGGGAGATATTACAAAGCAGCAGGTAGATGCCATTGTAAATGCAGCAAACAGCAGCCTGTTGGGAGGCGGTGGGGTAGACGGTGCCATTCACAGGGCAGGCGGACCAGCTATACTGGAGGAGTGCCGGCAAATAAGGGCCAGGCAGGGAGGTTGCCCTACAGGAGAGGCCGTGATAACAACAGCAGGGAAGTTGCCTGCAGCATACGTTATTCATACAGTAGGGCCGGTCTGGCAGGATGGTACGCAGGACGAACCCGCGCAGCTGGCCAACTGCTACCGGAACAGCCTGAGAATAGCCTCCGAAAAGCATTTGCAGTCGATTGCTTTTCCGAATATCAGCACGGGTGTTTACGGTTATCCAAAAGACAAAGCCGCTGCAGTGGCAGTAGAAAGTGTGCGGGAGTACCTGGAAGAGCATGCTACCAGCCTGCAAAGCATCATATTCGTATGCTTCGACGAACAAAATTTTAAGTTGTACGGGGAGCTTTTAACGTAA
- the dnaG gene encoding DNA primase, with the protein MSLIPKETVDQILAQADIVEVVGDFVSLKKKGQNMWACCPFHHEKSPSFSVSPAKGIYKCFGCGKAGNSVQFIMDVEGSSFPEALKYLAKKYGIEVPEEEAPEFTAEQSTRDSLYIVSDFANKHFQQNLQQHDQGSIGQSYLKQRGLSQQTIKKFELGYSLEAWSDLTDSALKAGYQQQYLEATGLTVAKEDKRYDRFRGRVMFPIHNISGRVVGFGARILKSNDKKSAKYLNSPESEIYHKSNVLYGLYQAKQAIRMEDRCYLVEGYLDVLSLHQGGVENVVASSGTSLTEGQIKLISRYTQNITVLYDGDAAGIKASLRGIDLILENGLNVEVVTFPEGEDPDSYIQKVGDAAFKTYLQQQAKDFLTFKASLFAAESKHNPVKKAEAIREIVSSIARIPDAIKRTVFFQSCSLIFEIDEQVLISEYNKMQLQDRQQPPKTGSPDDFIPPSPVEEEQEKPVSDADMLKRYEREIVRMLLNYPDRLLDDGLTASQYILEQLEDVEFRTPLYIRIVDVVKERLNQGVVPGADFFINYPEQEVRTEATNLLSEKHELSHNWETHQIFVPHETDLLSYGAERAVLRLKWRNVQLLLKNEMEKLRLVTDPTEQDRQLTLIRSLKNFENQLCEMLGIVIN; encoded by the coding sequence ATGTCCCTGATTCCAAAAGAAACCGTCGATCAGATTCTAGCGCAGGCTGATATTGTGGAGGTGGTCGGCGACTTTGTGTCGCTGAAGAAGAAAGGGCAGAACATGTGGGCCTGCTGTCCGTTTCACCACGAAAAATCTCCTTCTTTCTCGGTTTCTCCTGCCAAAGGCATCTACAAGTGCTTTGGGTGCGGTAAGGCGGGTAACTCGGTGCAGTTTATCATGGATGTGGAAGGCTCCAGCTTCCCGGAGGCGCTGAAGTACCTGGCGAAGAAGTATGGCATTGAGGTGCCCGAGGAGGAAGCACCAGAGTTTACAGCGGAGCAAAGCACACGCGACAGCCTCTACATTGTTTCAGACTTTGCGAACAAGCATTTTCAGCAGAACCTGCAGCAGCACGATCAGGGCAGTATAGGGCAATCCTACCTGAAGCAGCGCGGCCTGAGCCAGCAAACAATAAAGAAATTTGAACTGGGCTATAGTTTGGAAGCCTGGTCTGACCTGACGGATTCAGCCTTAAAAGCAGGCTATCAGCAGCAATACCTGGAGGCAACCGGCCTCACAGTGGCGAAAGAAGACAAGCGCTACGACAGGTTCAGGGGCCGTGTCATGTTTCCGATACACAACATTTCGGGTCGTGTGGTCGGTTTCGGAGCCCGTATTCTGAAGTCCAACGATAAGAAGAGTGCCAAATACCTGAATTCGCCGGAATCGGAGATTTACCACAAGAGCAATGTGCTGTATGGCCTGTACCAGGCAAAGCAGGCTATCCGGATGGAGGACAGGTGTTACCTGGTAGAGGGTTACCTGGATGTGCTTTCGCTGCACCAGGGCGGTGTCGAAAATGTGGTGGCTTCTTCGGGAACATCGCTTACCGAAGGGCAGATAAAGCTGATCAGCCGTTATACCCAAAATATAACGGTTCTCTACGATGGCGATGCAGCGGGTATCAAAGCTTCCTTGCGCGGGATTGACCTGATCCTGGAGAATGGGCTGAATGTGGAGGTGGTTACCTTTCCCGAAGGGGAAGACCCTGACTCGTACATTCAGAAAGTAGGCGATGCCGCCTTTAAAACCTACCTGCAGCAGCAAGCCAAAGACTTTCTTACGTTTAAAGCCAGCCTCTTTGCCGCGGAATCGAAGCATAACCCGGTGAAGAAAGCGGAAGCTATACGGGAAATTGTTTCCTCTATTGCCAGAATTCCGGATGCCATTAAGCGTACGGTATTCTTCCAGAGCTGCAGCCTGATATTTGAGATTGACGAGCAGGTACTGATTTCGGAGTACAACAAAATGCAGCTGCAGGACAGGCAGCAGCCCCCGAAAACAGGATCTCCCGATGATTTTATTCCGCCATCGCCAGTAGAAGAGGAGCAGGAGAAGCCGGTATCCGATGCCGACATGCTCAAACGCTATGAGCGGGAAATTGTACGGATGCTGCTCAACTATCCGGATCGTTTGCTGGACGATGGCCTGACGGCAAGCCAGTATATCCTGGAGCAGTTGGAGGATGTGGAGTTCCGAACACCGCTCTACATCAGGATTGTGGATGTGGTAAAGGAAAGGCTTAACCAGGGTGTAGTACCCGGTGCCGATTTTTTCATCAATTACCCTGAGCAGGAGGTCAGAACCGAAGCAACCAACCTGTTGTCAGAGAAGCACGAACTCAGCCATAACTGGGAAACACACCAGATCTTTGTTCCACACGAAACCGACCTGCTTTCTTACGGGGCCGAACGTGCCGTATTGCGTCTGAAGTGGCGCAATGTGCAGCTCTTGCTGAAAAATGAAATGGAGAAGCTTCGCCTGGTAACCGACCCCACGGAGCAGGACAGGCAACTGACGCTTATCCGCTCCCTGAAGAATTTTGAAAACCAGCTGTGCGAGATGCTGGGGATTGTGATTAATTAG